From a single Bdellovibrio sp. ArHS genomic region:
- a CDS encoding biopolymer transporter ExbD has translation MAHIDSGESSGRKKNIELNLVPFIDLMSVLITFLLITAVWTQVSMIQIGSSLYGKKSDTQPNPTPPPNADVVLKVDVKEGGYVLTVGRQVISLPMVNEQFDDAGLVAQLQRVKQLYPEKVDAVVSVADAIPYEQLIKAMDNCLSAGFSAISVATGGPQ, from the coding sequence ATGGCTCACATAGATAGTGGCGAATCCAGCGGCAGAAAAAAGAATATCGAGTTGAATCTCGTGCCTTTCATCGACTTGATGAGCGTGCTGATCACGTTCCTCTTGATCACGGCCGTATGGACTCAAGTGTCTATGATTCAGATTGGCAGTTCACTTTACGGGAAAAAATCAGATACGCAGCCCAATCCGACGCCTCCTCCTAATGCCGATGTGGTTTTGAAGGTGGACGTGAAAGAGGGCGGTTATGTCTTAACTGTTGGAAGACAAGTGATCAGTCTGCCCATGGTGAATGAACAGTTTGACGATGCGGGCCTTGTCGCGCAATTGCAACGCGTGAAACAGCTTTATCCTGAAAAAGTGGATGCAGTGGTGAGCGTTGCGGATGCGATTCCTTATGAACAGCTTATTAAGGCGATGGACAATTGCTTAAGCGCGGGCTTTTCAGCAATTTCTGTCGCAACGGGAGGGCCTCAGTAA
- a CDS encoding adenine phosphoribosyltransferase produces the protein MDLKSLIRDVPNFPKEGILFRDMSPLLQNAEAMDFVSRNLVKDVDLSQIDYFAGIESRGFILAAHMAATHKKGFLPIRKAGKLPPPTLKLSYALEYGSAEIELPLGNSRIMIIDDVLATGGTLQAAIDLSKLAGYDVKAVAVLVNLTFLNKMKFNNKEVHSLVQY, from the coding sequence GTGGATTTGAAGAGTTTGATTCGTGATGTGCCTAATTTTCCCAAAGAGGGAATTCTTTTTCGGGATATGTCGCCTCTTTTGCAAAATGCCGAGGCGATGGACTTTGTATCTCGTAATTTGGTGAAGGATGTGGATCTTTCGCAGATTGATTATTTTGCGGGAATTGAATCGCGGGGTTTTATTCTGGCGGCGCATATGGCGGCGACTCATAAGAAAGGTTTTCTGCCGATTCGTAAGGCGGGGAAATTGCCACCACCGACTTTGAAGCTTTCTTATGCTTTGGAATATGGCTCGGCCGAAATTGAACTGCCTTTAGGAAATTCTCGGATCATGATTATTGATGACGTTTTGGCGACTGGCGGAACCTTGCAGGCGGCGATTGATTTAAGCAAACTGGCGGGCTACGACGTGAAAGCGGTCGCGGTCCTGGTGAATCTGACTTTTCTGAATAAGATGAAATTTAATAACAAAGAGGTGCATTCCCTTGTTCAATATTAA
- the rpoN gene encoding RNA polymerase factor sigma-54: MALRQTMNLSQSLVITPQLQQAIKLLQMSRMELESAVRSELEENPILEEAETLKEEDLQRTKEAATEVEHSESPDHNVQDPQKQDEFEWESYIEANQKPPQSGMAGSEEIMNYENVITASQTLHDHLYWQVKMNGFSEEEEQAADALIGAIDDEGYIKIPLEQIAEEEKIDLGLLEDTLTLIHEFDPPGVGARDLKECLLIQAKHLEEDTHDLVSLINNHLKDLEKKNYEAIAKALSRDVEDVIEMCKIIYAMDPKPGRAFVSSDTHYVTPDVYVYKVGDDYVVSLNEDGLPRLKISNFYKNMLKGGKTTGDKTQDYIQDKLRSAVWLIKSIHQRQRTIYKVAESIVKHQREFFEKGSEYLKPMVLRDIANDIGMHESTVSRVTTAKYVHTPQGIYELKYFFNSGISSSDGDALASESVKIKIKDLVVKEDPKNPLSDQKIVDLLKVEGIQIARRTVAKYRDMLKILPSSQRKKYF, encoded by the coding sequence ATGGCTCTCAGACAGACCATGAACCTGAGCCAGTCTCTGGTGATTACTCCGCAGCTGCAACAGGCCATCAAGCTTTTGCAGATGTCGCGTATGGAGTTGGAGTCTGCGGTTCGTTCTGAGCTGGAAGAAAATCCTATTCTTGAAGAAGCAGAAACCCTCAAGGAAGAAGATCTTCAGCGCACGAAAGAAGCTGCAACTGAAGTGGAGCACTCCGAGTCTCCCGACCACAACGTCCAGGACCCGCAAAAACAAGATGAGTTCGAGTGGGAATCCTATATCGAAGCCAACCAAAAACCTCCTCAGTCAGGCATGGCGGGCTCTGAAGAAATCATGAACTATGAGAACGTCATCACGGCGTCTCAGACTTTGCATGATCATCTTTATTGGCAAGTAAAAATGAACGGCTTTTCCGAAGAAGAGGAACAGGCGGCGGATGCCTTGATCGGCGCAATCGACGACGAAGGTTATATCAAAATTCCGTTGGAGCAGATTGCCGAAGAGGAAAAAATTGATTTGGGTCTGTTGGAAGATACTTTGACCCTGATCCACGAATTCGATCCTCCGGGCGTCGGCGCTCGTGATTTGAAAGAATGTCTGTTGATTCAGGCCAAACACCTGGAAGAAGACACCCATGATCTAGTCAGCCTGATTAACAATCACCTGAAGGATCTTGAAAAGAAGAATTATGAAGCCATCGCGAAAGCTTTAAGTCGGGACGTCGAAGACGTTATCGAGATGTGTAAAATCATCTACGCGATGGATCCGAAGCCGGGTCGCGCTTTCGTCAGCAGCGATACACACTACGTGACCCCGGATGTGTACGTTTACAAAGTCGGCGACGACTATGTGGTGTCTTTGAATGAAGACGGTTTGCCGCGTCTGAAAATTTCAAATTTCTATAAAAATATGCTTAAAGGTGGCAAGACCACTGGTGATAAAACTCAAGACTACATCCAGGATAAGCTGCGTTCCGCAGTATGGCTGATCAAGTCGATTCATCAAAGACAGCGGACGATTTACAAGGTGGCGGAATCCATTGTGAAGCATCAACGCGAGTTCTTTGAAAAAGGTTCCGAGTATTTAAAACCGATGGTTTTGCGCGATATCGCCAATGACATCGGCATGCATGAGTCGACAGTCAGTCGGGTGACGACGGCCAAGTACGTGCACACGCCCCAAGGTATTTACGAACTGAAATATTTCTTCAACTCCGGGATCAGTTCTTCGGACGGGGATGCTTTGGCATCCGAGTCGGTGAAGATCAAAATCAAAGACCTGGTGGTGAAGGAAGACCCCAAGAACCCGCTTTCGGATCAGAAGATTGTGGATCTTTTGAAAGTGGAGGGGATTCAGATTGCTCGTCGTACGGTGGCGAAGTACCGCGACATGCTTAAGATTCTTCCTTCTTCTCAGCGGAAGAAGTACTTCTAG
- a CDS encoding tetratricopeptide repeat protein, with protein sequence MKKLGLLLTLLILAGCSSSSKKESKTEAADSRPTVMDAPVAQKEEPKPAPIAEEPVRPQVPTTPSQYAALNEAIKAQSDEKIYQAATQILTQSPNDAKALNALAMYHYKRGRFDLCRYLLSKAIAASPKMAELYSNLGIVQLAQGERREAIKSFRKALDINNEEAVAAANLGAIYVQEKDYGKAQVVLETAYKRGVRDPRVLNNYAIALTAHRKYEKAADLYSQILKDNGNNKETLYNYATLLVENMGKYQEGLDVINRLKFVGGPSETRNKIIALENKAKAGLK encoded by the coding sequence ATGAAAAAGCTAGGACTACTACTGACATTGCTTATTTTGGCCGGCTGTTCATCCTCTTCAAAAAAAGAGAGTAAGACGGAGGCAGCGGATTCTCGCCCCACGGTGATGGACGCGCCGGTGGCGCAAAAAGAGGAGCCTAAGCCGGCACCAATTGCCGAAGAACCAGTCCGTCCCCAAGTGCCGACGACACCTTCGCAATACGCGGCATTGAATGAAGCTATTAAAGCCCAAAGCGATGAAAAGATTTATCAAGCGGCTACGCAAATTCTGACGCAGTCACCGAATGATGCCAAAGCCTTGAATGCACTCGCGATGTATCACTACAAACGCGGTCGCTTTGATCTTTGTCGCTATCTGCTTTCCAAGGCGATTGCGGCAAGTCCAAAGATGGCAGAACTCTATTCAAACCTGGGTATTGTACAACTTGCACAGGGTGAAAGAAGAGAAGCCATCAAATCTTTCCGAAAAGCTTTGGATATTAATAATGAAGAAGCGGTAGCCGCGGCCAACTTAGGTGCGATCTATGTTCAGGAAAAGGACTATGGCAAAGCTCAAGTCGTTTTGGAAACGGCCTACAAGCGCGGGGTGCGTGATCCTCGTGTTTTGAATAACTACGCGATAGCTTTGACGGCCCATCGTAAATATGAAAAAGCGGCAGATTTGTATTCGCAGATTTTGAAAGATAACGGCAACAACAAAGAAACACTCTATAATTATGCAACACTGTTAGTAGAAAATATGGGCAAGTATCAAGAGGGACTGGACGTCATTAACAGACTAAAGTTTGTAGGTGGACCCTCGGAGACTCGTAATAAAATTATTGCTTTGGAAAATAAGGCGAAAGCTGGTTTAAAATAG
- a CDS encoding 5'-methylthioadenosine/S-adenosylhomocysteine nucleosidase, with amino-acid sequence MNDVALVMALPGESQGFFEKEKFQIFYTGIGKVNAAATAMDVIHKTKCKVMINLGTAGSSKFKTHDLVEVSAFVQRDMDISPLGFKVGETPFDPLPAAIELIPYFNELSKGICGTGDSFETGTPKVSCDLVDMEGYALAKVCRKMGVQLISLKYITDGADHNAHNDWQENLVHGAKKLLEYYKKMVTL; translated from the coding sequence ATTAATGATGTCGCTTTGGTGATGGCTTTGCCTGGGGAATCCCAAGGTTTTTTCGAAAAAGAAAAATTTCAAATTTTCTATACCGGCATTGGCAAGGTGAACGCGGCGGCAACCGCCATGGATGTCATTCATAAAACCAAATGCAAGGTGATGATCAATCTGGGAACGGCGGGAAGTTCTAAATTTAAAACGCATGATCTGGTCGAAGTTTCGGCGTTCGTGCAAAGAGACATGGATATTTCCCCTTTGGGATTCAAAGTCGGCGAAACTCCCTTTGATCCACTTCCAGCGGCGATAGAGCTGATCCCTTATTTTAACGAGCTTTCCAAGGGGATTTGCGGAACAGGTGATAGTTTTGAAACAGGAACTCCGAAAGTTTCTTGCGATCTCGTTGATATGGAAGGCTACGCACTGGCAAAAGTGTGTCGCAAAATGGGAGTTCAACTTATTTCGCTTAAGTACATTACAGACGGAGCCGATCATAATGCTCACAACGACTGGCAAGAGAATCTCGTCCACGGGGCGAAGAAACTTTTAGAGTATTATAAAAAAATGGTGACGCTTTAG
- the lptB gene encoding LPS export ABC transporter ATP-binding protein, translating into MSMLTIKDISKSFKKRKVVDGVSFSVESGQVVGLLGPNGAGKTTSFYMVVGLIQSDSGTINIDEVNISKEPMYRRARVGLSYLAQEPSIFRKLTVAENIIVALEAHGYSGAQRSEKLEQLIGDFHVGHIRDSYGYALSGGERRRVEIARALAGSPKFLLLDEPFAGIDPIAVADIQNIIRDLKAKGIGVLITDHNVRETLGICDYAYILKDGKIQVSGSSDEIANSEIARKFYLGENFKL; encoded by the coding sequence ATGAGTATGCTCACCATCAAAGACATCTCGAAATCCTTCAAAAAACGCAAGGTCGTTGATGGCGTTTCTTTTTCCGTGGAATCTGGCCAGGTCGTAGGGCTTCTTGGACCTAATGGCGCCGGTAAAACGACTTCGTTTTATATGGTTGTTGGGTTGATTCAGTCAGACTCTGGAACTATCAACATCGACGAAGTGAATATTTCCAAGGAACCCATGTATCGTCGCGCGCGGGTGGGGCTTAGTTATCTGGCGCAGGAACCCAGCATTTTCAGAAAACTCACGGTGGCCGAAAACATCATCGTCGCTTTAGAGGCGCACGGGTATTCGGGCGCCCAACGTTCCGAAAAACTGGAGCAGTTGATTGGCGACTTCCATGTCGGCCATATTCGCGACAGCTATGGTTATGCTTTGTCGGGTGGTGAGCGCCGTCGTGTGGAAATTGCCCGAGCTTTGGCGGGGTCGCCGAAGTTTCTTCTTCTGGATGAGCCCTTCGCCGGGATCGACCCCATTGCGGTCGCCGACATTCAGAATATCATCCGCGATCTTAAGGCCAAAGGTATAGGAGTTCTGATCACGGATCATAACGTGCGTGAGACTTTAGGTATTTGCGATTATGCTTATATACTGAAGGACGGGAAGATTCAGGTTAGCGGAAGTTCTGATGAAATCGCAAATTCTGAAATAGCTCGTAAATTCTATCTTGGGGAAAACTTTAAGTTATAA
- a CDS encoding biopolymer transporter ExbD has product MAIFRPGERHRYHNILSKRKGKRDVTALLSLTAMVDMFTVLVIFLLQNYNATGEILYIPKEVVLPKASSVRELKPAHVVTISNKEILLDKDTVATFEEVQAAEDWNIQKLKETLQEALAKSKAEQESKLQNKIRDVVETTRGEVEEDPNAWSKVTIQADKGVDFLTVKKVLYTVTEAGAGEINFAVTKQPQESTSN; this is encoded by the coding sequence ATGGCCATCTTCAGACCGGGTGAAAGACACCGTTATCACAATATTCTTAGCAAACGTAAGGGGAAGCGTGACGTCACAGCGTTGCTGTCTTTGACGGCAATGGTGGACATGTTCACGGTTCTCGTAATCTTTCTTTTGCAGAACTACAATGCCACGGGCGAAATTCTTTATATTCCTAAAGAAGTCGTTTTGCCTAAGGCTTCCAGTGTGCGAGAATTAAAGCCCGCTCACGTGGTGACGATCTCCAACAAAGAGATTCTTTTGGATAAAGACACAGTCGCGACTTTCGAGGAAGTTCAGGCCGCAGAAGACTGGAATATTCAAAAATTGAAAGAAACTCTGCAAGAGGCGTTGGCAAAGTCCAAAGCCGAACAGGAAAGCAAACTTCAAAACAAAATTCGGGACGTTGTCGAAACGACACGAGGCGAAGTTGAAGAAGACCCTAATGCTTGGAGTAAAGTGACGATCCAGGCCGACAAGGGCGTCGATTTCCTAACTGTTAAGAAGGTGTTGTACACGGTGACAGAGGCGGGTGCTGGCGAAATTAATTTCGCAGTGACTAAACAGCCTCAAGAATCGACTTCCAATTAA
- the metK gene encoding methionine adenosyltransferase → MKNYLFTSESVSEGHPDKMADQISDGILDAILDQDPKGRVACETLLTTGLVVVGGEITTSAKVNFSEVARDVIKRIGYDHSDKGFDYKTCGVMIAVGQQSPDIAVGVKETLSDDQGAGDQGLMFGYAVNETPELMPLSIAMSHKLVKDLAQLRKEGRVDWLRPDAKSQVTVQYENGVAKRIDAVVISTQHSESVSNATIKEFITEELIKKSIPGNWLDAKTKFFINPTGRFVTGGPMGDAGLTGRKIIVDTYGGHGAHGGGAFSGKDPSKVDRSAAYASRHIAKNIVGAGLADRCLVQVAYAIGVAEPVSITVNDYGTSKVGPEVLEQAVRKVFDLRPARITKELDLLRPIYSKTAAYGHFGRNEDSFTWEKLNKVDQLKEAVATLK, encoded by the coding sequence GTGAAAAATTACCTTTTTACGAGTGAATCCGTATCTGAGGGGCATCCCGATAAAATGGCAGACCAAATTTCCGATGGCATCTTGGATGCGATCTTGGATCAAGATCCCAAGGGCCGTGTTGCCTGCGAAACTCTCCTGACAACAGGTTTGGTTGTTGTTGGCGGTGAAATCACAACGTCAGCGAAAGTAAACTTCTCTGAAGTGGCTCGTGATGTTATTAAGCGTATTGGCTATGACCACTCTGACAAAGGTTTTGACTATAAAACTTGTGGCGTCATGATCGCCGTAGGACAGCAATCTCCAGATATCGCCGTCGGTGTTAAAGAGACATTGTCTGACGATCAAGGTGCTGGCGACCAGGGTTTGATGTTCGGTTATGCCGTAAATGAAACTCCGGAATTGATGCCTCTTTCAATTGCTATGTCTCATAAACTTGTGAAGGATCTTGCTCAGCTTCGTAAAGAAGGTCGTGTCGACTGGTTGCGTCCTGATGCAAAATCTCAAGTAACTGTGCAGTACGAAAACGGTGTTGCAAAGCGTATCGACGCTGTCGTGATCTCTACTCAACACTCTGAAAGCGTTTCCAACGCGACAATCAAAGAGTTTATCACGGAAGAATTGATTAAAAAGTCCATCCCAGGAAACTGGCTTGATGCCAAAACGAAATTCTTCATCAACCCAACAGGCCGTTTCGTTACAGGTGGCCCGATGGGAGACGCTGGTTTGACCGGTCGTAAGATCATCGTGGACACCTATGGTGGTCACGGTGCTCACGGTGGTGGCGCTTTCTCTGGAAAAGATCCTTCGAAAGTGGACCGTTCTGCAGCTTACGCATCTCGTCATATTGCTAAGAACATCGTGGGAGCCGGTTTGGCTGACAGATGTTTGGTGCAAGTAGCCTACGCGATCGGCGTGGCAGAGCCGGTAAGCATCACTGTTAATGATTACGGAACAAGCAAAGTGGGACCTGAGGTTCTTGAACAAGCGGTTCGTAAGGTTTTTGACCTTCGCCCGGCAAGAATTACGAAGGAATTGGATCTATTACGTCCAATTTACAGCAAAACGGCTGCTTACGGTCACTTCGGCCGCAATGAAGACTCTTTCACTTGGGAAAAACTAAACAAAGTGGACCAATTGAAAGAAGCTGTAGCGACTTTAAAGTAA
- the raiA gene encoding ribosome-associated translation inhibitor RaiA, whose product MKLNYTFKHLDHSDALVNYTEERMEEIGRFLLREGYGNIYFSKTKNEFCVEVSINTREKYFKASAYGADVYGAVDAAAEKLEKQFLKTSKQYKNHKKPELSKEGRLDQAIRFKKAA is encoded by the coding sequence ATGAAACTCAACTACACATTTAAGCACCTTGATCACTCCGACGCACTTGTGAATTATACCGAGGAACGTATGGAGGAAATCGGTCGCTTTTTGCTTAGAGAAGGCTATGGCAATATTTATTTCTCTAAAACAAAAAATGAATTCTGTGTTGAAGTTTCCATAAATACCCGCGAAAAATATTTTAAAGCCTCCGCTTATGGTGCGGACGTTTACGGTGCGGTGGATGCCGCGGCTGAGAAACTGGAAAAACAATTCTTGAAAACCAGCAAGCAGTACAAGAATCACAAAAAGCCGGAGCTTTCTAAAGAAGGACGTTTGGATCAGGCCATTCGCTTTAAAAAAGCAGCTTGA
- a CDS encoding AgmX/PglI C-terminal domain-containing protein → MRAPLIFRIFKNNQLVGVKQFDQDQIVIGHNAEVHLDLDGDGVSPIHCLIELRDSGYYVCDLGSFSGTFKNGQAVLDEAVSSGDEIEVGPFKIAFFVGVPKPKVTPGQSAAATPVIPVAPTEPKKPEVAPMPPAAVVKTEEIKVAPPVIPVDAPKMEEKPVITAAPVKPEIRRERVSYKKLKKSKTFAPPSEIHDLRNHLKPGKGNTVEVLVTWKERVLTTYHFKGNKTIRVNAGGDHSISLPDGLVPRNYPLLDMAGGLKVNTTAEMGVELVSSAGIQPVEDLARNGKAQRGGQGYNVRVDQNEMLCVTLPGGNICIYIRFVPQAPIVPMLPPLMLTGSEMTGVVMSIVMVALLALYISATIPKDWQENKQEEVQRIAQVIFNNPPPAATPVPTPPPPTPPPAPTPTPTPSPTPQKVVVSDQTKEAQKKGQTGQKAQQAQQAARASEVAPKPNAKDRTKKFTSTRQGGAIKTGNTAGANAQSSNKDLSKVGLFSAFGGGGSRANIDKAYSGAGEVLGMADKATGTAGFNEDRAGDDLGSRFKDAGAGGKGTATQGIANIGTKGRGSGQAAYGASDGFGSKTTVAIEGGGFEESFDGTIDKEAIRRVIRAKKHELQSCYERALNTLEKGRRLEGKIVLSWEIIAQGQARNVKVKSSTLGNTQVENCIRDRLASWTFPEPPPGLVAEVQAYPFVLNPASN, encoded by the coding sequence TTGAGAGCGCCTTTAATATTCAGAATTTTCAAAAACAATCAGCTCGTAGGCGTTAAGCAGTTTGACCAGGATCAGATCGTGATCGGTCATAACGCCGAAGTGCATTTGGACTTAGACGGGGACGGAGTGTCTCCGATTCACTGTCTGATCGAGTTGCGCGACAGCGGCTACTACGTCTGTGATCTAGGCTCTTTTTCCGGAACCTTCAAGAATGGCCAAGCCGTCCTAGATGAAGCGGTTAGTTCCGGTGACGAAATTGAAGTCGGTCCTTTTAAAATTGCCTTCTTTGTGGGTGTTCCTAAACCTAAGGTGACTCCGGGACAAAGTGCCGCGGCTACGCCGGTTATACCTGTCGCACCAACAGAACCGAAAAAGCCCGAAGTGGCTCCGATGCCGCCCGCCGCTGTGGTAAAGACAGAAGAGATCAAGGTGGCTCCACCAGTCATTCCCGTGGACGCGCCGAAAATGGAAGAAAAACCTGTTATCACGGCCGCCCCTGTTAAGCCAGAAATTCGCCGTGAACGGGTCTCCTATAAAAAATTGAAGAAATCAAAAACCTTTGCTCCGCCCAGCGAGATTCACGATCTGCGTAATCACTTGAAACCGGGCAAAGGCAATACTGTTGAAGTTCTGGTGACGTGGAAAGAACGTGTTCTGACGACGTACCACTTTAAAGGAAATAAAACGATTCGTGTAAATGCGGGGGGCGATCACTCGATTTCTCTTCCCGATGGACTGGTCCCTCGCAACTATCCTCTTTTGGATATGGCTGGCGGCCTGAAGGTAAATACAACGGCCGAGATGGGCGTTGAGCTGGTTTCGTCGGCGGGTATTCAACCTGTCGAAGATTTAGCTCGTAACGGAAAAGCCCAACGTGGTGGTCAAGGGTACAATGTTCGTGTCGATCAGAACGAAATGTTATGCGTGACTTTGCCAGGTGGTAACATCTGTATCTATATTCGTTTTGTACCGCAAGCTCCGATTGTTCCCATGTTGCCGCCATTGATGTTGACGGGCTCGGAAATGACGGGCGTGGTGATGTCCATTGTGATGGTGGCTTTATTGGCCCTATACATCTCTGCGACAATTCCAAAAGACTGGCAGGAAAACAAGCAAGAGGAAGTTCAGCGTATCGCGCAAGTGATATTTAATAATCCTCCTCCAGCGGCGACACCGGTTCCAACTCCGCCGCCACCGACGCCTCCTCCGGCTCCGACGCCAACACCAACACCTTCTCCGACGCCACAAAAAGTGGTGGTTTCGGATCAAACGAAGGAGGCGCAGAAAAAAGGGCAGACGGGCCAGAAGGCTCAACAAGCTCAACAGGCGGCTCGTGCTAGTGAAGTGGCACCGAAACCAAATGCCAAAGATCGTACGAAAAAATTCACCTCGACTCGTCAAGGTGGCGCGATCAAGACGGGCAACACGGCTGGGGCCAACGCGCAATCCTCGAATAAAGATCTTTCTAAGGTCGGACTTTTCAGCGCCTTTGGTGGTGGTGGAAGTCGTGCAAATATCGACAAAGCTTATTCGGGTGCCGGTGAAGTTTTAGGTATGGCCGACAAAGCGACGGGAACGGCGGGCTTTAACGAAGACCGTGCCGGAGATGATCTTGGTTCGCGATTCAAAGATGCCGGTGCTGGCGGCAAAGGAACGGCGACTCAGGGTATTGCCAATATTGGCACCAAAGGTCGTGGGTCGGGTCAGGCCGCTTATGGGGCCAGTGATGGCTTCGGAAGCAAAACGACAGTGGCGATCGAGGGCGGTGGTTTTGAAGAGTCTTTTGACGGAACCATCGACAAAGAGGCTATTCGCCGAGTGATTCGCGCGAAGAAGCACGAACTGCAAAGTTGTTATGAGCGCGCCTTGAATACACTGGAAAAAGGCCGCCGTCTTGAAGGAAAAATCGTCTTGTCTTGGGAAATTATCGCCCAGGGGCAGGCGCGTAATGTGAAAGTGAAAAGTTCAACTTTAGGTAACACTCAAGTTGAAAATTGCATCCGTGATCGTTTGGCAAGCTGGACATTCCCGGAGCCGCCACCAGGCCTTGTGGCTGAAGTGCAGGCGTATCCGTTCGTATTGAACCCAGCAAGTAACTAA
- a CDS encoding MotA/TolQ/ExbB proton channel family protein: MNPTVTADNMNFIQRAFAEGGFVMYVIAVIAILAIFVIVERLMKLKNLSVDKKEFTDQIFRMVVAGDLRQAISYCDARPAPLTNTVKAGLVQAMNKRPDEEVQVAMDAAVMREMPKVEGWTSFLAVFGNVAVLAGLLGTIIGMIGSFRAVAAADPATKALELSKGISHALNCTAFGLLVAIISIVAYGLFQHRIQRTENEVVETSMSLLNLVVANREKIKD, translated from the coding sequence GTGAACCCAACAGTAACAGCAGACAACATGAATTTCATCCAGCGTGCTTTCGCTGAGGGTGGCTTCGTCATGTACGTAATCGCAGTCATTGCCATCTTGGCGATTTTTGTGATCGTAGAAAGATTGATGAAACTAAAAAACCTTTCGGTGGATAAAAAAGAATTCACTGATCAGATTTTCCGTATGGTTGTAGCCGGCGACCTGCGCCAGGCAATTTCCTACTGTGATGCTCGTCCCGCACCGCTGACGAACACGGTGAAAGCGGGTCTTGTGCAAGCGATGAACAAACGTCCTGACGAAGAAGTGCAAGTAGCCATGGACGCGGCGGTGATGAGAGAGATGCCGAAAGTCGAAGGTTGGACATCATTCCTCGCCGTTTTTGGTAACGTCGCCGTTCTGGCGGGTCTTCTTGGTACAATCATCGGTATGATCGGTTCATTCCGCGCGGTGGCTGCGGCGGACCCAGCGACCAAAGCTTTAGAGCTTTCAAAAGGTATCTCGCATGCCTTGAATTGTACGGCATTCGGTCTTTTGGTGGCGATCATTTCTATCGTGGCTTACGGATTATTCCAGCATCGTATTCAAAGAACAGAAAACGAAGTTGTTGAAACCAGCATGAGTCTTTTGAATCTGGTCGTAGCGAATAGAGAAAAGATTAAAGACTAA
- the lptC gene encoding LPS export ABC transporter periplasmic protein LptC, with product MAKFKNLIFAALLIILFVEILIIFPNHLEHEDEAAVRKRVEAQEQLAKEQAEAISRGEKPPEQPSNLTEQKMQGVHLVESQQGTRDWELFAISAEGSQTAGTWKLRQVRVLFYNNEKVEFTVTGDTGTINDKTKDLSVEGNVVTRSENGYVFKTPSIFYSSKTRQIESPEDVAMQGPNDNSGGGMNLKGRRMKVLVDQSKMLIQDQVSAEKPLKDGKKFDIVADGAEFSGKNNEAKFFGKVRMNYDNMKLEGPAASFLYDRASNFLGSVAVTGGVRVSDVDKFATSESVNLDLLADKYTFKGRPKVIQNNDELTGEEIIFLEGGKKVKVERVRARVENKEQ from the coding sequence ATGGCGAAATTTAAGAATCTCATATTTGCGGCTCTTCTCATCATTCTGTTTGTTGAGATTCTGATTATTTTCCCCAATCACCTAGAACATGAAGACGAGGCCGCTGTTCGAAAGCGCGTCGAAGCGCAAGAACAACTCGCCAAGGAACAGGCCGAGGCCATCAGCCGCGGTGAAAAACCCCCGGAACAACCCAGCAACCTGACCGAACAAAAGATGCAGGGCGTGCACCTTGTTGAAAGTCAGCAAGGCACCCGTGATTGGGAACTGTTCGCGATTTCCGCAGAGGGCAGTCAGACGGCCGGAACGTGGAAGCTTCGCCAAGTCCGAGTCCTTTTTTATAACAACGAGAAGGTGGAATTCACGGTGACCGGAGATACCGGGACGATTAATGATAAAACCAAAGATCTGAGTGTCGAAGGCAATGTCGTGACCCGCTCTGAAAACGGCTATGTTTTTAAAACCCCTTCGATCTTTTACTCTTCGAAAACCCGACAGATCGAAAGCCCCGAAGATGTTGCCATGCAGGGACCCAATGATAATTCGGGCGGCGGCATGAACTTAAAAGGTCGTCGTATGAAGGTCCTCGTCGATCAATCGAAAATGTTGATTCAAGATCAAGTCAGTGCGGAAAAGCCTCTTAAGGATGGCAAAAAGTTCGATATCGTGGCTGATGGTGCTGAATTCAGTGGCAAGAATAACGAGGCCAAGTTTTTCGGCAAGGTGCGCATGAACTACGACAATATGAAACTTGAAGGGCCGGCCGCCTCATTCCTCTATGATCGTGCTTCCAACTTTTTGGGGTCCGTGGCCGTGACGGGGGGCGTGCGGGTAAGTGACGTGGATAAATTTGCGACATCAGAAAGCGTGAATCTGGACCTCTTAGCTGATAAATACACCTTTAAGGGCCGCCCTAAGGTCATTCAAAATAACGATGAGCTGACGGGCGAGGAAATCATCTTTCTTGAGGGCGGAAAAAAGGTTAAAGTAGAACGGGTCCGGGCCCGAGTGGAGAACAAAGAACAATGA